Within Paeniglutamicibacter psychrophenolicus, the genomic segment CCTTGGACAGGGTGGACTTGCCCGAACCCGATTCGCCGACCAGGGCAACGATTTCCCCGGGCCTGAGGGCGAGGTCGATGTTCTCCGCGGCGACGACCGCTTCGTCGCCGTGGCCGTAGGTGATGCTCAGCCCGCGGATATCCAGCAATGCTGGTGCCGAGTCGATGGTGCTCATGCTGTTCTCCTGGCTAGAAACGGAAGATCTTGTGGAGCTGGCGGCCGAGTCCCGCAAGCAGGATGACCACCGCGACGATGACCACGCCCGGAAGGGTCGTGAGCCACCAGGCCGAGGCGAGGTATTGGCGTCCCTCGGCGATGAGCAGGCCCCATTCGGGGGTCGGCGGCGGGGACCCGAAGCCCAGGAAGCCGAGCCCGGAGATCGCCAGGATGGCAACCCCGAGGTCCACGGCCAGCAGCGCCAGGACCGGGCCGCAGGAGTTGGGCAGGATGTGCTTGAAGACCACCGACCAGTAGGTCCCGCCGTTCATGAACGCGGCTTCGACGTAGTCAAGGCTGCGCACCCGCAGCACCTCGGAGCGGACGACGCGGGCGAAGGATGCGATGGAGGCGATGCCCACGCCGATGCCCAGGGAGATCGGTCCCGGCGCAAAGGCGGTGACGATGATCAGCGACACCAGGAAGCCCGGGACGGCAAGCAGCACGTCGATCAGGCGCATGGTCACGGCGTCGGCGGCACGTCCCGCGGTTGCGGCCAACAGGCCCAGGCCGGTTCCCACCACGAGGCCGATGGACACGGCCAGTCCCGCGGTCAACAGGGTCTGGCTGGTTCCATGGACCACCCGGGCAAACACGTCCCTTCCCAGGTGGTCGGTGCCGAACCAGTGTTCGGCACCGGGAGCCTGGAACTTCTGCGCGGGAACACCGCTGATGGGGTCGAATCCGCTGAAAAGCGTCGGGAACAGCGCCCAGCCCAGGACCATGGCCAGCGGGGCGCAGGTGAGCCAGAAGGCGGGGGAACGAAGGGCGCCGGCCTTCTTCCTCGGCGCGGCAACCTCGTCCACCTTGAGGGGTGCAACGACCGGGACGTTGTCCTGGGCCTCGACCCGGGTCAACGGTTCATCTAGTTTGATGCTCATGGTTTTCTCCGTTCGTTCCTAGGCCACAAGTGCGCGCGGTGCCCCGTGCGTTCCACTCTTGAGGATCCGCGGATCCAGCAGCGGGTAAAGCAGGTCGACCACCAGGTTCACCACGACGAATGCCGTGGCCGTGAGCAGTACGAGCCCCTGGACCAGGGCGACGTCCTGCGCCGTGACCGACTGCAGCACGACCTGGCCCAGGCCCGAGCGGGCGAACACCGTCTCGGTGATGACGGATCCGGCAAGCAGCGTTCCCACGGTGATCCCGCTGATGGTCATGGCCGGTGCCGCGGCGTTCTTCAGGGTGTGGCGGAAGAAGATCCACGACGGCGAAGCACCCTTGGCGCGCAGCACGTCGATGAACGGCTGGGCGTGCACATTGTCCACGCTCTTGAGGAGCACCTGGGCGATCGGGGCGGAGACGTGGATGGCCAGCACGAGCACCGGAACGGCGATCGAGGCAAAGGACCCGTCCGGGAACAGCGACATGATTCCCAGCTTGATGGACAGCACCTGCAATAGCACCAGTCCCAGCCAGAACACCGGGACCGCCGCGAAGAGCGGCGGCAGGTTGAGCACCAGCCGCTTCAGCCACGCCTTGCGTGCCAACGTGGCCGAGGCGACCAGCACCACCGCGAAGACGACCGCGGTGACGAAGGCGCTGGAGGCCAGCACCAGCGTCGATCCGACGACGGCGCCGATGCGTTCGGCAACCGGCTGGCCCGAGGCCAGCGAGTAGCCGAAGTCCCCGGTGAAGAGGCCGGCCAGTTGGCTGAAGTACTGCACGATCAAGGGCTGGTCGTAGCCGTACTGCGCCTTCATGGCGGCAATGGTTGCCGGGTCGGCCGCAGCATCGGCTGAAAGGAAGATCGTTACCGGGTCATTTGGCAGCAGCTGCACGGCCAGGAAGACCAAGGTGTAGGCAAGCCAAATGACGAGCAAGGCTTGTCCGATGCGTCGCGCGATGTATGCGGCCATGGTTGGCTACTTTCCGGTCTTCCAGGCGCCCTGGAAGATCGGGGCGGTGCCGGAGGTGAATTCAACGTGGGCGTCGGAGTTGCCGCCGTAGACCTGGACTTCGTCCCACAAGACGAGGGACAGCGCCTTTTCGGTGACCAGCTGGCGCTGTTCCTCGGCGACCAGTTCCTTGTGCTCCGCTTCGCTGGTGGCGGCGCGTTCCTTGGCGAACAGCGCGTTGAGCTCGGTGTCGGCGTTCAGCGTCTGGGTGTTGTTGGCCGGGCCGAAGACCGGGCCCAGTCCGCCGTATGCAAACTGGCGGGTCCCGAAGAACTCGATGTTCGGATCGATCATGGCCGTGGCCAGGAAGGTGTTGTCGGCGGCGCGGTTGATGAGC encodes:
- a CDS encoding ABC transporter permease, which codes for MAAYIARRIGQALLVIWLAYTLVFLAVQLLPNDPVTIFLSADAAADPATIAAMKAQYGYDQPLIVQYFSQLAGLFTGDFGYSLASGQPVAERIGAVVGSTLVLASSAFVTAVVFAVVLVASATLARKAWLKRLVLNLPPLFAAVPVFWLGLVLLQVLSIKLGIMSLFPDGSFASIAVPVLVLAIHVSAPIAQVLLKSVDNVHAQPFIDVLRAKGASPSWIFFRHTLKNAAAPAMTISGITVGTLLAGSVITETVFARSGLGQVVLQSVTAQDVALVQGLVLLTATAFVVVNLVVDLLYPLLDPRILKSGTHGAPRALVA
- a CDS encoding ABC transporter permease — its product is MSIKLDEPLTRVEAQDNVPVVAPLKVDEVAAPRKKAGALRSPAFWLTCAPLAMVLGWALFPTLFSGFDPISGVPAQKFQAPGAEHWFGTDHLGRDVFARVVHGTSQTLLTAGLAVSIGLVVGTGLGLLAATAGRAADAVTMRLIDVLLAVPGFLVSLIIVTAFAPGPISLGIGVGIASIASFARVVRSEVLRVRSLDYVEAAFMNGGTYWSVVFKHILPNSCGPVLALLAVDLGVAILAISGLGFLGFGSPPPTPEWGLLIAEGRQYLASAWWLTTLPGVVIVAVVILLAGLGRQLHKIFRF